In Hydractinia symbiolongicarpus strain clone_291-10 chromosome 4, HSymV2.1, whole genome shotgun sequence, the following proteins share a genomic window:
- the LOC130641108 gene encoding uncharacterized protein LOC130641108 — protein MTSSEWVNLILDFAPGIFAALFYGIVSGSMSFMNKTVLTGYSYHYPDIVMLSQIVATSIALEVCRRINMCDIQPWTLKRGKDFAIPSFCFALHTTLALAALDDLSIPIYNVLRRMLPLASLIMSVIVLQKYPSRGTVASVSLIVTGTLFAGIGDLSFQVIGYSNAILSVLAQSVYLTYVQKTGLEKGGSALSVLHLNSINCIPMLLLFTALNGHLVKGFQFPGFSQIGFLVYFTLNIFLGCILNYSLFLCATKNSALTTSFVGVIKGVITTIIGFFTFGGVHFTFLAVGGVTLNAIGGVLYTYVKYKEKKSQIHLLLNTPLRSPLRRSDSKTGETANGMITRHRLDSGCDTDESMKPNGHVTIDFSR, from the exons ATGACTTCATCAGAATGGGTGAACCTTATCTTGGACTTTGCACCTGGTATATTTGCAGCTTTATTTTATGGTATTGTATCAGGATCAATGTCATTTATGAATAAG acTGTTTTAACAGGTTATAGCTATCACTATCCTGACATTGTAATGCTGTCGCAAATTGTTGCAACATCAATAGCGTTAGAAGTGTGTAGAAGGATTAACATGTGTGATATACAACCATGGACTTTAAAGAG AGGTAAAGACTTTGCTATCCCGAGTTTCTGTTTCGCTCTGCATACGACCTTAGCACTGGCAGCTCTAGATGACTTGTCCATACCCAT ATATAATGTGTTGCGTCGCATGCTTCCTCTCGCCAGCCTAATCATGAGTGTGATTGTGTTGCAGAAATATCCATCCAGAGGAACCGTGGCTTCAGTTTCTCTCATTGTGACTGGAACTTTATTTGCAG GGATTGGAGATTTAAGTTTTCAAGTTATTGGATACAGCAATGCCATCCTGAGTGTACTGGCACAGAGTGTTTACCTCACGTATGTGCAGAAGACTGGGCTAGAGAAAGGAGGTTCTGCTTTGTCTGTTCTTCATTTAAATAGTATCAACTGCATAccgatgttgttgttgttcactGCTTTGAATGGACATTTAGTAAAAGGCTTCCAGTTTCCAGGATTCTCTCAAATCGGATTTCTG gtGTACTTCACCCTAAACATATTTCTTGGTTGTATTCTCAATTACTCTTTATTCTTATGTGCTACTAAAAACTCAGCTTTGACTACCAG TTTTGTGGGTGTTATCAAAGGCGTTATCACTACCATCATTGGATTCTTTACCTTCGGTGGTGTCCACTTCACCTTCCTCGCTGTTGGTGGAGTAACGTTAAACGCAATAGGAGGTGTTTTATACACGTATGTGAAATATAAGGAAAAGAAAAGCCAAATTCATCTCCTATTAAACACGCCTTTAAGGTCTCCATTAAGAAGAAGTGATTCGAAAACCGGTGAGACTGCAAACGGTATGATTACAAGACATAGACTTGACTCGGGTTGCGACACTGACGAATCGATGAAACCGAATGGGCACGTAACTATCGATTTCTCTAGGTag